DNA sequence from the Bombus pyrosoma isolate SC7728 linkage group LG12, ASM1482585v1, whole genome shotgun sequence genome:
TCGATCGTACCTAGCGCGCAACTGCGGGATTGTTCTTAATTCGTGGAAGGGAATCAGTTTCACCGAGTCGCGTTGACGAAATGCGAAATCACCGTGAGCCCTGTGTAGGATACGACGGAGGCAGGTGCGAACGAGCTGTTCGTGCctttccttcctctctctctctcgaccCGCCGATCCTCCCTTCCTTCTATCTTCCTCGCTTATCCTTCGATGGATACGTCGTTGCACAGTTCATTGACACCTGTCGAAAGATTCGGATTTCTCTCTTCGTACCTGACAATTACGCGCACGTGGGCCCAAAAGGACTCCTCGCTGCCGTCACAACTGGCAGACGCTTTAatcgtctttctcttttttcttttcccccGTTCCGACATAAAGATTCCGTTCATGGGCAGAAGGGAAGAATGAAAGTCGGTAGTCCGGATAAGACGCgttttaaagaaatgttttcgTCGAGATTTTCCTCGTTGGTCCTTTTTCGTCAGATAGCTGCGCGTCCAATCTTTTTTCACGAATTTACGACGAATGAAGCGTGAACGGTACTCGTTACGGAAATACAGATTACGTAAACGGATTAGCTACGGTAATCGTAGAGAAAAACTCGGTGGCAGATAACGATAGGATACTGTAAACGATAAGGAGCGAACCTATTTTTTTTCCACCGGGAAGATATAAGGGAAAGCGTTGAACGGGCAATGCTTGGGAGTAAGAAGATAGCTGATGCGACTGTTACAATAAGAAAGATTTCGTTGAAAACGGTTTGGTTTCGGGGTAACAGTGGTAACACGGTTATTCGCCGGGAAGTCAACGGCCGGGTATCTAAAACAAACACGTGTCTTCAAAGGTTTCTCGAGCGAACAGAGGCCACGAAAGACGAAGACAATGTAGAtaggaaggagaaaaaaaagtcGCGGCGTGGGAGGCCAAGGAAGAAATAGAGAATTGTCGACGAAGCCAATATAGAAACACTCAAAATAGAGACTGCTCCGGGGATAATTTCATACAGACGTCTCAACGTTATCAGCATTTTACGGTTCGACGTAACCTCGTTAATTTCGTTCTAATATCGCGGGACGAAATGCCTGGATTTCCCTCGAAAACCTAATGCTAtatgcttttaattttaacgagttcttttttttttttttttcgtcttCCGACGATATAAATTAGTGGTTTCAACGATTCCTCAAAATTCTTTAAACGATATCTTTAAAGaccgaataaaaatttacgatcGCTTAATTTCGGTGCAACGAGAGAATTTTATCGGTCGTTAAAAGCCACGGCTAATTAAGCCACTGATTTGCGGTTGCGAAATCGCGTGACTGATAGGGAAGTTCAGTGCGAAGAATCATTACGTTTCATTCATTTCGAGGTATCGAGTATGTTGAAATTTCACAATGGCTTTCTCGCCCCCTGGTCCCAAGACCATTCAGTTAATGAAAGCGGATGGCTAGACGAAAAAGAAGACGAGAAGACACCGCACACTCTCTTTTCGCCGCTCTAAAGATAGCACTTCCTCCTTGCAGACGCGCAAGCACTTTTTGCGCTTAAGCCGTACATTCGTGTCGGTGTTAAATCGAGTTCTTTTCACCGTTGTTCTCAACTTAATACTCGGTTAATCAAATCACCGTTTTATACGCTGAAACCAAGTAATTTTCATCCGCGCGTGTACAACGAACGCAATTTATTCGGACGTCGTTGTCGAGACCTAGTCGCGACTATAAAGGAATTCTTTGCAGCtggcgaaagaaatatttaaccgTTCTACTACAAGATAAAATATTGGACTTTGCAGTCATCGTGAAGTAGAAACAGATTCCTACTAATAATAGCCGGTGTAagattcgttttatattatcgaCACGTACAACAACGTTTGGGTTGAACGTTCGTGAGAAACAAGGAACCGCTACTTCCATCGAACATTGGTTATGTCGCAAAGAGCGCGAATAATGGTTGTAATTAACTTTAATCGTTTTTATTAAACACGTGTTATCTGTGTGCGCGCGTATCATTTTGCACGTCACGTAGATCGATAAGACGCGGTTTGGACGTAGCAATAACGTTTGACACGATCTgcagaaattttctttatcgtaATAGGATCGTGCATGTTAACATAGgatttattctttttgttcttaATTTGCGTCGATGTTATTATCAATCCTGAGGTTCGCTATGTCCGAGGAGAAACCGAATCGTCAAGTTCCATCAGTGTCGGTTACCGGTGCACTGTTAACAGGTAACTTTTTTCGAGAGCAGGTGGTCTCGAGCAGGCACGCGACAAATCAAGCTGACCGAACCACGAACAACTGGAAACttgcgattaaaaatatacattcttttcctctcttttaaCCATCTAAACGGCCATTCAATACGGACGTTTCGTCAAACTTGAATACGAAGAACGATATTCCCACGAAATCACGAAATCGCGATGCCTCTACGTTCTAAAAATCGTTGTACCCTGGtatctttataataaattccaacgcgaaacagaatttttttaatacctGTTTCCtgtaataaaagttttctatagaTCATCGTATTTGTCAAGgtattacaagatatttcgtttaattataattctaggttggaaaatattttcggcAGTACGATGTTCTCATGACTCGAACAAAATGAAGGCATTAAATGGCGGCGAAGCTATAGTCCTCGGTGAATTAATATCGATGTTTGTAGTCCGATGTAGTTTAACCGCGACTAGCCTTAGTTTAGTTGGCCTAAAACGTAACACAACCCACCAAACTAGTTCTGTACTAAGCGGTAACGTTCTCCGCACACGGTATTGTATCCAAGGATCAGCCCCGCATACATATGTACCGCTGCTGCAGAGCAACGACTGAGCCTTCTGTATTGCTAACGAAATAGAGGGAGAGACTATTCCCTATGAATCGTTCCAATGTTCGTACCGCGCCTCTTTCTTGCAACCCGGCTTCTAAGCAAGCCGACCGTTCTCGTGGTATTCTTTGCTACATTTTTGCCTACCATTATACTCCAAATTTTCTCAACTGCTTACGTCCCGTACTTCCTGGgaattcaaatactttcagtAATTTATACCGTGTCCAAAGTGtctaacttttattttaattatacgagattgaattttattttatcgtatagATATAGGATATTCGTCGCATcgatatacttttttttaccaCAAATCGGTTTTATCACGGCGAAGCAAGTATTACGCGTCGATTAGCATCTCGTACTTACGAGACTGTCACGAGCGTGACAGTGATTTATCTTGTATACGTACGACACGAAAATGATCGCTTCGCGATTACCGATACAAACGATCTTGTTATGCGATATATAGGCAAGATGGTTTAAAAACGATCCTCGAGAAATATCAACGCGTACTCTACATACTCTTCCATCCCGTTAACCTTTTACCAAGCTCTAAAAACAATCGCAAGTGTATCGATCAACGTAGGTACAAACGCGTCCAAGTTGCTTACGAAGTCGTCGACAAAATTTACGATCTGGATTTACTCGATTAGCATGGCCATCGTGCATGACGAGTGTGACTAACCAATTTCTACGGACGCGTCCAGATGAAGTTGGCGGTATTTCACGATGTAAATTTTAACCTCGCATCGAGCCAGTGGGGGAACCATACGTCACGCGTACAGACGCGACCTTGACCACGTTTTTTGGGCGGGAGAATCACCGACGTACAGGCGTGAGTCGTTTCTAGTCAAGTATCGATCTAACTTTTCGAGACAAAGTTGAAATTCAGTACGGATGGTCAGGATTTATAGGCGTGCGATCGTTTTACGAAAAACATGAAAGACGCGTCCGACGACCAATGTCGGTAACCGTTTCTTCGTCCACGACTATCGTCAACTTACTAACGGATTATGAGAAAAAGAGTAGCTGCATCGATTGACGTAGTCTTTAGCGATTTTAATCGATCTTTCACTTTCGCAGTGTTCCTACGCCTTTGACAAACAAGGCTATCGATAgactatgaaatttattttacgcaCCGTTACCCTTGGTAACGCGTGGTcggaatgaaatttcagtatTCCTTCGCGATAATTGGATTCTAATCATTTACGATTAAACGGTCGCTTATCAGTCGCGcgattatatcgtaattttcgtTCAATGCCGGAATCATCATTGCCATGTTAGGCGAAGCTGGCAATCGTATCGATCAACAACAGTATGTTGGCCACGACGCGAATGATTATCAGAAACTTATCTCAAAGGCGAAACCCACACGCGTGACCTTGCCGGTATAACCGGCTCCGCCATCTTGCTGATGCGTGCGCCTCTCCACCACGTGGATAAGTTTTCCACACGACACGAGCATTCGTAAAGTAGTTTCTATATCTCGCGCCGTTTTTAAGGGGAATTTCAAAGGTACGATTCGCTCGGACGAAAACCTTCGAATGATTACGCGGCCGAAGCCATAGAACGTTAACCTGTACgacgtattaaaaatatttcaagtcgTAGACTGGTATCGCGGTGTTCGTAACGTACAAAGTACATATTCGgcgaaaatggaaaaataaatgttttcgaTGAATACGTTTTCGAGATCCCATACAGGGGCTCTCAATCCGATAGACAATTTACAGTGGTTATTCGTCCAAGGCGGTCACCGATTCCTCCAGATAACTCGCTTAAATAGATCGTATTCAATTTGTTTTCACGGTATTTTCACGGTTAGAGCGATCGAAGTGAATATAAAGATTAAGGAAATCAGCAACGAGTCGCGATTGTCCTTTCGCCGATGAATATAATTGACGATCGATTTACCGAATAACACGGTGAAATTGCCTGTTATTTGCACGTAGAGATAtagtaaaaagatatattctaatacatgaatacatgtgtatataaataaaatatacgttaaatataaatatatatatatatgtaattgcGTTGATGGGCTGGATAGGGTTGACTATATACAGgatatcgatcgttcgatcgaggTGGGAAAGTAAATGTAAGCAGAAAATCGTGTGAAGCATATATACAAGCGTGCAAATGTTCATATATTTCTACTTAGAATATCTTACAAACTAGTTGAAAAAGCATGTAAAAGCGTGACAATCTTAATGTACAGGTAGACGGAACTTGTTGCACACGTAACATACAAAGAACTTTATAGAAAACAAGTCGACTTCCCTGGTTGCAGAGTGTTAAGGCCGTACCTAGagtgtaatattatgtaaagcgataaaaagattttgcaatgtttaaattaatgaCGAAGGCCCCATGTCCCGTGCATTGCCCCTTGCGAAGGTTCTTCTTCGTTCAGTCATGAAACGTGACAGCAGACCCTGTGTGATAATAGCGACAACAGCAGTAAACGTAGCGATATATTGCCATAGTAAAAGCAGTATACATaggtatgtacatatattttacaagagGTTCGGTATCAGCGTAGCAACAGCCGATAAGAACGTAAAGTATAGCGACATAGCGAAGCGATCTATCCAACATTATCTCATCTGTTGATTCTGAACTCACCGTTAAGTTTGTCGATTGCACGATCCGCTACAGATTGATCGGTACAGTCAACGAACGCATAGCCGCCTCGTTTCACCAGGATCGTCGTACACGACAAATTATGATCCTGAAAGAGTTGCCTGAGGGCACTCTCGTTACAATCCGACGGTAGATTGCCCACGTAGAGCTTCGACATGGTGGTTGGCTCGCTCTTGGACGTTATGGTGGCGGTTTTTCCGAGATACGTCTCGGTCACGTGGCTTGAAAAATTTGCAGCCTAGTGGCACGCGGCTAGACGATGCGATCGCTGACGATGTTGTCCACAACACGCCAACGAGGATGTATGATCACGTCGCGATAACGATGGATAACCGAGTATTTCGCACAAGGAGACCCGAAGTGAAATACACCGATGAAAGTCGCGGACGAACTCGACGATGACACGACCACGGCACGTTTACGACACGTCCAGGATCGCAACTATCCCCGATACGAGACGAATACACGTACGGGACGCAGACGATGAcggcggcgacgacgacgacgacgacgacgacgacgacgacgacgacggctaCGACAACGATGACGATCTTGAAAATCCTGTTATCACGCAGGAAGAAACGAACACGAGAGCGCGTTTTCGTCAGGGTCTTTCTCGTcgccttttttccttttctactaTATTAACGTCTCGACGAACACGATTGTCTTTCTCGCGTGATACTCGGCCTGATTTTCCGCGCTTGCACACCAAAAAACGAAAGGGACACAGGAGGTTTATCGTAACTTCTTGAACGATCTTCCAAGCGTTCCTGGCTCTACTGTCTTttgttttctcctttcttcctttcctctgGAACTGCTGTCTATTTGCCGCTCGCTTCGACGTACAACGACTCTCTGTCACGTCGAGTCGACACCGGTAGTACACAGACTTGGCGTGTTTCCGGTAGCAATGGATGTCTCTCGAGCCAGCTCGATCATACAAACCGACGAGGATGACTGCGATGACCGATCGGCGGACTATGACGACGACCGTGTCTTCTCAGAAATGACTCTTCAACTTTTTTAAGGTTAAGGGACGCGCGTTGACCGTTCTCTCGACGATTCACCGTGTGTCCAGCTacttctctctcctctctctctttctttctttcctctcctctcgttgcgacgacgacgacgacgacgcacCTTCCTACCAGTCTCTTGTCTCTTTGGCTAGACCACGACACGACGTCCGAGGGGCTCTCTCATTCCGCgttttccctctctctctccttctcgtCGCTTCACCCTTTCtcgttccctctttctctttcctctcatTCGCTCTTTCGCGTGTCCTGGGGGGCAATACGATGCAAACTCGTcactcttctcttttttttcccgCTCCTTCTTCCTTGCTCCTTTTTACCAACCGTACGATCTTCTTGTCTCTCCTTGCTCGTGCGTGCACTTTCTcactcctttttttccttcttacaGTCTGTCTTATTCTAGCAACTAGAGGCTCGCGAGCGCTAAGCGGGAAACCGACTCGAAATTCGCGAACGCATCGCCTTCCATTGGCTCGTATTGGACCACGTGGCTACCCCACCGACTCCCGCCTCTGTTTCTCATTGGACAATTTTCGCACGCCGGTTTTCGCAGCCGGCAACGTGTCTGTGTCTGCGTGCGTGTTCGCTCTCGCGTGCATGCGTGCTCGcttgctcgctcgctcgttcgTTCAGGTTGCGTGCACGCACACGAGCATGCGTGTACGCGAGTAGAAAATGTACATACGCGTGGCCGGTACACGCGTGTGAGCGGCGACTCGCGCGAACGCGTccacgtttctctttctcgcgcCTTCCCATCGTCGTTTCCTTACTCTTTCTCACCGTAGCGCGTGTTCGGTTCCTGCAGAAATCTACCGGGTGTTTTCGGCGAACGGTAGCATGGTTAACGAGTTCCTTGCTCCTGCTTCGTCGTTGGTATTCATATTGAAAGATCGTTGTACGAATCTATCggcctttttctttttttctttttttctttttttgctaaGCGCCGCTGGAAACGATGAGACCAGCGAATGAATCGAAGATGCGTATCTTCGTGGccgatttacatttatataggCGACTAGATGATTTCTGTACAACTATTTCGTAACCTTCGTTACGTTCCTCTACTGCAGCAACAGTAGGGTAGAATCTATTCTTCTGACTCGTTACAAATGTTTAGGTGCTTGCTTAATGTGCAAGCATCATAGACATTTCAATGAACGATGCtaaaattaaatgcaaattttctgCCAACTGTTTGTGATGTATACGTGTACGTGAAACGATTATGAAACCTTTTtcacgtaattttattatcattttactaaaatactagtaactttttctaaattattaaaaccatTTACGcacgtgaaatttaaataatcatgcTTCGGTGTAGTTCGATCATTTTTCGAATAGTTCTAATTCGTAAAAGttagaaacgaaatatatCAAGTCGATGAGCGAGCGATTCTATTAATTGGGGAAATggatgataaaattttatggagATGATTTTCGATAGCCTTGCGATACGCTATTTTGCGCACCGTGCAGCCATAGACAAATCCGCTCTTACGTTAGAGCAGTGCCATGTCCACAAAGGGGTGGAGTGAGACAGCTGCCTATGTGGCCAGGGTCAGGGTGCTCTGGGGTAAGAGGttggaaaaggaagaaactgCGTCCATGTTGTTTCTATTCACCTGCCTTCCACGAGTAACGATTAATTAGCTAAAATTGCTTTTCTCCTGATTATTGGACGTTGGACGTAGAACGTAAACTGCAAGGACATACGTACGTATTAAATCGGTAGATAATTGTTTGTTCTTTGCAGACCAATGAAATCGTACTGTATATTTCTCGCTAAAAGTTATTTACGTACAAGTTGGAATGCTCGACACACATAGAAcatatatacgaatattttatttccaagttGGAATTTTCGCTTCGTTTAATTAAGCGAACAACGGAAGGATATGATAAGTTAActgataaatttattagattctttccttaaaaaaaatatatcgacgAGAATAGGGTATTTTCaccgaaataaaaattatgtttcgaAATGAAGGATGAATTCAGAATATAGTCGACTACGTTTCGTCGTGCCATCCGGTTTTCCTGTTCCCCTACGTACCCCTCCCAATTTTAGAACGCCTATTCCGACCCTCCGGTAGCTTAGAACTATTCGATTACCCCTGTCCACCGTTTAATGGGGGCGTCCTTAGAGACGTATGCAAAGGAAACTTAGCCACAGGATATTATAAACGCTTCTCTAGCTTGTGTAAAAAAGGCACGGAAATCACAAATATTTGTCGCATTCTTGTAGCTATTAGAATTAGCTTATCTGTAGGTTTGTCTGTATTCTGCCACGTATCTGTAAATCGTAACTAACCATTCGAAACATATTACACTGTTAAGTAATCTAATCACGATTCCTGTAATTTGAATATACTTTCGGTCTTACCAACATAATCCTGTTAAAGCCATAATACGATGCTTAGTAGGTACATTAGCCAGGAACACGCTTTTTTAAACTTCCTATGTGGCTTCCCTCGGTAATGGTATATAccttgatatattatatttcatagttTACCTACTCTTAGATACAACAAATTACGTAGCGCCATTTTAAAATTGCATCCTAGtttctcgttttattaatGTTCTTCCTACGAtcatattgatatatatatatatgatattgtgtatattttgtttcacCATTCACATACGCTACATCTGTGTATGAGTATACGTGAAACTTATTTGTAACTTACGAACTTGCCTAGACCCAGTTACAGCcggtgtaattaaattattaaaaagtatttattaccAAAGAAATATGCGATCCTATTTcaacgaaatagaaaagtatagaaaagagaataaaagatatctgaataattacaaataacatGGGAGAATGGTAAACAGCACGCACCGTTCTTTGTCGACGATAATTTGTTTCGTCTCTGTTTACagttttaattgttatttgcGTCTTTCTCTGACATCTATTGTACGGTATATTTCATTGCTTTCCTTAATCACTGgcgaataaaaggaaaggGAGGAGGGAAAATCCGAGTAACGGAAAATGAATTGGAAAGCTGCTGTGGCATTCTCTTGGGTTCGCAGCTGCTACGTGGTGTACACATTATGTGATTTTACTTCGGTCGAGTCGAAAGTACAATCTACATCTGTAACTTGCCATATGTTTCCACGCGATGCATCAAAAAATAGAACACATTTTTCCTGAAAAAGATTcaagaaaacataaaaatcatCAAGTTCTCCGTGGATTTAAATTAACCTGCGTCTTACGTTCGACACAccataatattgaaaatacaaatatttaaggTATACCTATTTGTCGATCCTTACATATACACGCATATCGTCTCATCGTTATTCTAACACGATCAAAGTGATTCTAAGGGTAGAAATACCGATCGGTAAAACGCTTCCTGTTCTTTAATACGATTTTTCCTTTACAGTGGGACATAGTTTGTGCGAAAGCTATTCTTTCTACTTTATGTTAaatggatttttaattttttaattattatcctGGTACACAGAAGCACAAAGTGCAGCGATAGCTGTGAATAGAACTAAAGTAAACATCTAGAAAGGCGTGATTGCGTAAGAGCAATAATTACGTATAGAGTAACAGAGTTTCTCAGTTATAAATATGACGATCGCTACGAGggacaattaattaatagatttCGAATCTGTGTTATAAATAGCTTTAGGCGGAGTTTAGAATAAATTACCATCGCACCATGACAGTCGATAAGTTAGGATTTAGGAGATTCCTAACTTGCCAATGCAGCAGCTGCGGTTTCCAACGAGTGAAATTTCGCCCCGTATTTGTCGCTAGAGGGTTTTTAGGCACCGAGAGAAAACATTAGATGGATTCATCGTGATTTTGTTTGCACTTTACCGAATAAACTGTAGTTTCTTCCCTTcgatttcgtttaaattctcCCGAATTTATCAGAAAGACGTTAGTTTGTAGTACGTGCACGCAACACACAATGCATCTTtgcattattattttgtaagaaatttcttcttaaatCCTAATGAAAAATGAGATCGAATCCCTAAAATAACTTATCGTGCGTACAAATAGAGAATTTCTCGTACGTACTTCGTATGACGTTAGAGTCGATTGTTACCAAATATCAAGTAATTACACGCTGAGAATCTTTGAATTTCGACGCTTTTCTATTCCATAAGATACCGAAAACAACGTTACTGCATTTATTTAACTGGATGCGATTATCGTAAAACATAAATCCGTTTACATGATATTTTTCGTATGTAACCGATACTCGTGCGTTGAACAGGATTTCAGAAGACGTTCAGTTTTCGTCCGGGCGAGATCTAATCTCTCAGTGCTCGCTACACCCTCGCAGTAAGTTCTTCTCGTAGATAATTTGGAGCAGCCTGTACCAACAGCCTAATGAACAGTTGGTTCCTATTGGTAGAAGGCGCCCGCGTTTAGGCCTCGTTATGTTACGGTAGCGCAGCTGGCATTGCCCCGGATGGCCTCCCCCCGTTTCCCTCTCCATTCCCTTCCCCATTTTCGAAACGATCCTCGTGCCCCTTCTTATTTCTCTAGCGACTCTAGCTTGTTGGCCTAGAAAACTATTCTCCGAGCAATAAATCGCCCTACACGTACGAATAATCGGATGAAATACGAGCTGTACATGGTCATTATATGGGTTTCGTGGCTAAAATCCAGtgtcttttttctccatttatCTTTTCACcgaatcaaattttccaaaaattcgtGCCGAGTACGGGAAACAGGGAATTACCCCGTGAACAGCGGCAAACAAGTATTACGCGCAGTAAGATTTATACGAAGGTAGAGAAATAGGAAAGGCTCGACTCGGCTCAACTCGACACGCTAAAATTCCTTGTAAAAATTAGTCACAGTTACGGGAACAATGCCGGCTAGCTATCTTTtagccttttctttttctttttctttttctttttttttttttttttcttgaatCGTACCGCATGTTGTCTGTTGGAATTGGAtaagtaaaattgaataaaagatTGAAGACATTTAAGTGGCGAGTTTCCTCAGATAAGGAATCCGTTTGATCGATATTCTACAGAGAGAACGTAGGATCGAGACGAATAACATCGGATAGTTgtagattaaaaatttgaatgtcgaaattccaaatattcaGATTTTCTAAATAGGCTAAACTTTTACATCGTTAcatggaaaatttgtattcttcgATTTGCCTATACACAAATCTCAAATAGCAATTTTTCAACCGTTTCAgacaaagaatttttatctctaTCGTTTGAAGTCATCTTTCATTCGTTTGCTTGTATGTTTACCCTTGTCTTATTATAGTATCTCCTAATACTATATCTAGCTAATAATAACAagaacaacaacaataataacatCTCCTCTTTACTTCTAATCTTCTCAGGGACAAATCAATTCACTGTGCGATTTAGAAACGGACTTCATTTTCCAATAgtaga
Encoded proteins:
- the LOC122573845 gene encoding insulin-like growth factor 2 mRNA-binding protein 3-A — translated: MSKLYVGNLPSDCNESALRQLFQDHNLSCTTILVKRGGYAFVDCTDQSVADRAIDKLNGYTYLGSVLVVEPSVASGPKKR